A portion of the Plasmodium gaboni strain SY75 chromosome Unknown, whole genome shotgun sequence genome contains these proteins:
- a CDS encoding exported protein (PHISTa) produces the protein DGIRHHDISRRMENIIYSRHLSEFKKDKYGGLRKRKNTNTKNLDYNNISDQLTKEELYEVLKNMNELPPENELMNLWHQSLSVGKHMNEMLTELKSIIQPYLDKYESKYNESRRSEATWFKCLADIGENLLDMELRYNNEFKRLLNKEPTLDNIKDHIYSCILAFDETKQDLYKKYKDFFERIIDNKEFRNRFNF, from the coding sequence GATGGAATTAGGCATCATGATATATCAAGAAGAAtggaaaatattatatattcaagACATCTATCTGAGtttaaaaaagataaatatgGAGGATTAAGAAAGAGAAAGAATACAAATACTAAAAATTTagattataataatatatcagATCAGCTAACAAAAGAAGAATTATATGAAGtgttaaaaaatatgaatgaatTACCACCAGAAAATGAATTAATGAATTTGTGGCATCAATCACTAAGTGTGGGAAAACATATGAATGAAATGTTGACAGAATTAAAAAGTATTATTCAGCCATACTTGGATAAATACGaaagtaaatataatgaGAGTAGGCGTTCTGAGGCAACATGGTTTAAGTGTCTAGCTGATATAGGTGAAAATTTATTAGATATGGAATTAAGATATAACAATGAATTTAAAAGGTTACTAAATAAAGAACCTACATTggataatataaaagatcatatatattcatgTATTTTAGCTTTTGATGAAACTAAACAAgatttatataagaaatataaagaCTTTTTTGAACGTATAATtgataataaagaatttCGTAATAgatttaatttttaa